A single window of Bacteroidota bacterium DNA harbors:
- the mazG gene encoding nucleoside triphosphate pyrophosphohydrolase has protein sequence MEEKLKAFERLLNIMDELREKCPWDKKQTIDSLRYLTIEETYELTDAILEKDMDKIKKELGDILLHIVFYARIASETNKFNITDVMNSLCEKLIHRHPHIYGDVKVENEEQVKENWEKLKMKEGGAKSVLGGVPGSLPAIVKASRIQEKARAVGFDWDNATQVWDKVNEELKEFKTEVDNKAPKERIEDELGDVFFSLINYARFIDVNPEDALERTNKKFIKRFQYLENETAKAGKSLEDMTLEEMDEYWNKAKKI, from the coding sequence ATGGAAGAAAAACTGAAAGCCTTTGAACGCTTACTCAATATTATGGATGAGTTGCGGGAAAAGTGTCCCTGGGATAAAAAGCAAACCATTGATAGTTTGCGTTACCTTACTATTGAAGAAACTTATGAACTTACCGATGCTATTCTTGAAAAAGATATGGATAAAATAAAAAAAGAATTAGGCGATATTTTGTTGCACATAGTTTTTTATGCCCGTATAGCTTCTGAAACAAATAAATTCAATATTACAGATGTAATGAATTCGCTGTGTGAAAAATTAATACACCGTCATCCGCATATTTATGGCGACGTGAAGGTGGAGAATGAAGAGCAGGTGAAGGAGAACTGGGAAAAGTTGAAAATGAAGGAAGGAGGGGCAAAGTCTGTTTTGGGAGGGGTGCCGGGCTCACTTCCTGCCATTGTGAAAGCTTCCCGCATCCAGGAAAAGGCCAGGGCTGTTGGTTTTGACTGGGATAACGCGACCCAGGTATGGGATAAAGTAAATGAGGAATTAAAAGAGTTTAAAACAGAGGTTGATAACAAAGCGCCGAAAGAACGGATCGAAGATGAGTTGGGAGATGTGTTTTTTTCTTTAATTAATTACGCACGGTTTATTGATGTAAATCCGGAGGATGCACTCGAGAGGACAAATAAAAAATTTATTAAGCGATTTCAGTATTTGGAAAATGAAACAGCAAAAGCAGGAAAAAGTCTGGAGGATATGACGCTGGAGGAAATGGATGAGTATTGGAACAAGGCAAAAAAGATTTAG